Proteins encoded within one genomic window of Arachis ipaensis cultivar K30076 chromosome B08, Araip1.1, whole genome shotgun sequence:
- the LOC107611538 gene encoding probable splicing factor, arginine/serine-rich 5, translated as MDVVLDPRKIGRETERRGEASVASSRERTRSPPRRTSRSLERRPFRGTGDNSARIMQELRHRMQDLEHRLADREHHQQTPESSNSRSPPRSHSRRTASPRSDPESAREEGRTRRRCDPIIYARRGRRHTADRDREDGHGKTTKEEQGEPADPS; from the coding sequence ATGGACGTTGTACTGGACCCACGAAAAATAGGCCGCGAGACCGAGCGCAGAGGAGAAGCCTCCGTGGCTTCTTCCCGGGAGCGCACGAGGTCCCCTCCAAGAAGAACCTCACGATCTCTTGAAAGACGCCCCTTCAGGGGAACTGGCGACAACagcgccagaataatgcaagaactacGTCACAGGATGCAGGACCTAGAGCACCGACTGGCAGACCGAGAACATCACCAACAAACTCCCGAATCAAGCAACTCCCGTTCCCCTCCGAGAAGCCACTCCCGGCGAACAGCTAGCCCAAGATCTGATCCCGAGAGCGCCAGGGAGGAAGGACGCACAAGGAGGCGCTGCGACCCCATCATCTATGCCAGGCGCGGGAGAAGACACACCGCAGATCGTGACCGGGAAGACGGTCACGGGAAGACGACGAAGGAAGAGCAAGGAGAACCCGCGGACCCGTCATAA
- the LOC107611537 gene encoding uncharacterized protein LOC107611537 → MGATPFHCSILEVWLPKHFDKPTDMKYNRTQDPQEHLMAFEARMNLEGVGDEVRCYAFPVTLAGPAIRWFNSLPQGSVARFLDISHAFLAQFTTRIVKAKHPINLLGVTQKSGEPTRKYLDWFNDECLEIDGLTDSVASLYLTNGLLNEDFRKHLTAKLVWTMQEIQCVAREYINDEEVSQVVAANKWQPSYNQARHHRNGERQKEHARDGGPSKTPRPFPRVGKFTNYTPSPHRSWKFTNK, encoded by the coding sequence ATGGGCGCGACCCCATTTCATTGTTCCATCCTCGAAGTCTGGCtgccaaaacactttgacaagccaacggacatgaagtACAATAGAACCCAAGACCCACAGGAGCACCTtatggccttcgaggccaggatgaacctggagggaGTGGGGGATGAGGTAAGGTGCTACGCTTTCCCGGTCACCCTTgcgggacctgcaatacggtggtttaatagcctcccgcagggctcggtggCCAGGTTTTTAGATATTAGCCACGCCTTCCTAGCCCAATTTACTACCAGAATAGTAAAGGCAAAGCACCCGATCAATCTGCTCGGAGTCACGCAGAAGTCCGGCGAACCGACCAGAAAATATCTAGACTGGTTCAACGACGAGTGCTTGGAGATCGACGGGCTAACTGACTCGGTTGCTAGCCTATACCTGACGAACGGACTCCTAAACGAAgacttcagaaagcacctcacCGCGAAGCTGGtatggacaatgcaggagatccaatgTGTAGCTAGGGAATACATCAATGatgaagaagtcagccaggtcgtgGCTGCCAACAAATGGCAGCCCTCTTACAATCAAGCCCGGCACCACAGGAATGGAGAAAGACAGAAGGAACACGCCAGAGACGGCGGTCCGAGCAAGACACCCAGGCCATTTCCTCGAGTCGGGAAGTTCACTAATTACACTCCCTCACCGCACCGGTCATGGAAGTTTACCAACAAATAG
- the LOC107612169 gene encoding annexin D3 isoform X1, with the protein MGSLKVPEVVPSPTEDSQRLRKAFQGFGTNEKAIILVLGRRNWRQIKEIRENYEKLYNESLIDRLHSELSGDFRKAVITWTQDPAERDARVAREAMKARWKGIKELQVLVEISCASTPNHLMAVRQAYCSLFDCSLEEDIHASVSPPLQKILVGLVRSYRYDKVIANLEVGKAEASKLHEAIKKNKLDDDHIVWILSTRNVFQLRQTFACYKNLYGNTFDQDIKNCGKGDLESLLNVVVCCIDCPEKHFAKVVRDSILGLGTDEDSLNRAIVTRAEIDLLKVRFEYAEIYKSSLDDDVIGDTSGDYRDFLMTLLGKGPKGV; encoded by the exons atgggcTCGTTGAAAGTGCCAGAGGTTGTTCCTTCTCCAACTGAGGACAGTCAACGACTCAGAAAAGCTTTCCAAG GATTCGGAACAAATGAGAAGGCGATAATCTTGGTTTTGGGGCGCAGGAACTGGAGGCAAATAAAAGAAATCAGAGAAAATTATGAAAAACTTTACAATGAATCACTCATTGATCGTCTTCATTCTGAACTCTCGGGTGATTTTAGA AAGGCTGTGATTACGTGGACTCAAGATCCTGCGGAAAGGGACGCAAGAGTGGCGAGAGAAGCGATGAAGGCGAGGTGGAAGGGGATTAAAGAATTACAAGTTTTGGTGGAAATAAGCTGCGCATCAACGCCTAACCATCTCATGGCTGTCAGGCAAGCTTACTGCTCTCTCTTTGACTGCTCGCTCGAGGAAGACATCCATGCCTCTGTTTCTCCACCGCTCCAAAag ATTTTAGTGGGGCTAGTGAGGTCTTATAGGTATGATAAAGTAATTGCGAATTTGGAAGTTGGCAAGGCAGAGGCATCAAAACTGCATGAagcaataaagaaaaataaattggatGATGATCACATCGTTTGGATACTTAGCACCAGGAATGTCTTCCAGCTCAGACAAACTTTTGCATGTTACAAGAACCTCTATGGGAATACATTCGATCAG GATATAAAGAATTGTGGTAAAGGTGATTTGGAATCTCTCTTAAATGTCGTAGTTTGTTGCATAGACTGCCCTGAGAAACATTTTGCCAAG GTTGTGAGAGATTCAATTCTTGGACTTGGAACCGATGAAGACTCTCTCAATAGAGCTATTGTAACTAGAGCAGAAATTGACTTGTTGAAAGTCAGATTCGAATATGCAGAAATTTACAAATCTAGCCTTGATGATGACGTTATTGGTGATACCTCCGGTGACTACAGAGACTTCTTGATGACTTTGCTAGGGAAAGGTCCCAAGGGAGTTTAA
- the LOC107612169 gene encoding annexin D3 isoform X2: MKNFTMNHSLIVFILNSRKAVITWTQDPAERDARVAREAMKARWKGIKELQVLVEISCASTPNHLMAVRQAYCSLFDCSLEEDIHASVSPPLQKILVGLVRSYRYDKVIANLEVGKAEASKLHEAIKKNKLDDDHIVWILSTRNVFQLRQTFACYKNLYGNTFDQDIKNCGKGDLESLLNVVVCCIDCPEKHFAKVVRDSILGLGTDEDSLNRAIVTRAEIDLLKVRFEYAEIYKSSLDDDVIGDTSGDYRDFLMTLLGKGPKGV, translated from the exons ATGAAAAACTTTACAATGAATCACTCATTGATCGTCTTCATTCTGAACTCTCGG AAGGCTGTGATTACGTGGACTCAAGATCCTGCGGAAAGGGACGCAAGAGTGGCGAGAGAAGCGATGAAGGCGAGGTGGAAGGGGATTAAAGAATTACAAGTTTTGGTGGAAATAAGCTGCGCATCAACGCCTAACCATCTCATGGCTGTCAGGCAAGCTTACTGCTCTCTCTTTGACTGCTCGCTCGAGGAAGACATCCATGCCTCTGTTTCTCCACCGCTCCAAAag ATTTTAGTGGGGCTAGTGAGGTCTTATAGGTATGATAAAGTAATTGCGAATTTGGAAGTTGGCAAGGCAGAGGCATCAAAACTGCATGAagcaataaagaaaaataaattggatGATGATCACATCGTTTGGATACTTAGCACCAGGAATGTCTTCCAGCTCAGACAAACTTTTGCATGTTACAAGAACCTCTATGGGAATACATTCGATCAG GATATAAAGAATTGTGGTAAAGGTGATTTGGAATCTCTCTTAAATGTCGTAGTTTGTTGCATAGACTGCCCTGAGAAACATTTTGCCAAG GTTGTGAGAGATTCAATTCTTGGACTTGGAACCGATGAAGACTCTCTCAATAGAGCTATTGTAACTAGAGCAGAAATTGACTTGTTGAAAGTCAGATTCGAATATGCAGAAATTTACAAATCTAGCCTTGATGATGACGTTATTGGTGATACCTCCGGTGACTACAGAGACTTCTTGATGACTTTGCTAGGGAAAGGTCCCAAGGGAGTTTAA